The following are from one region of the Chitinophagales bacterium genome:
- the rsmH gene encoding ribosomal RNA small subunit methyltransferase H, with protein sequence MIRHDPVLLSESVEMLNIKEDGIYVDATYGGGGHSREILKRIKTGKLVAFDADPDVAAEVKQKDTNMIFINQNFRHLKRYLRLYNLLPVDGILADLGVSSHHLDTPERGFTYRTDAPLDMRMDRSLKYTAADLLNTYHEKELVTLFSQYGEIKNARTLARLIVAARAGCRIETSGQLREIIRPAIRGKESKYLSKLFQALRIAVNDELGALHELLHQSVEVLREKGRLAIITYHSLEDRMVKNFMKTGNIQGEVYKDAYGNTQVPLRMLTRKPITPSRQEIAANKRARSAKLRVAEKIAAVQDTSAQIPAGIEKLEG encoded by the coding sequence ATGATCCGTCATGACCCCGTGCTGCTTTCAGAAAGTGTGGAGATGCTCAACATTAAAGAAGACGGCATTTATGTCGATGCAACTTATGGAGGCGGAGGTCATAGCCGGGAGATATTGAAAAGAATAAAAACAGGAAAACTGGTAGCCTTTGACGCAGACCCGGATGTTGCGGCAGAGGTAAAGCAAAAGGACACAAACATGATATTCATAAATCAGAACTTCAGGCATCTTAAGCGCTATCTGCGGCTGTATAATCTGCTGCCTGTTGACGGTATTCTGGCCGATCTGGGCGTTTCTTCCCACCACCTGGATACGCCTGAACGCGGATTTACCTATCGTACCGATGCTCCCTTAGATATGCGTATGGATCGTTCGCTCAAATACACTGCAGCTGACTTGCTTAATACCTATCATGAGAAGGAATTAGTCACATTGTTTTCGCAATATGGAGAGATTAAAAACGCGCGTACGCTTGCCCGCCTCATTGTGGCTGCACGCGCTGGTTGCAGAATTGAAACCAGCGGTCAGCTGAGAGAAATCATTCGCCCGGCTATCAGAGGAAAAGAAAGCAAATACCTATCAAAACTCTTTCAGGCATTGCGCATCGCGGTGAACGATGAACTGGGTGCCCTGCATGAGCTGCTGCACCAATCCGTTGAAGTGCTCAGAGAAAAAGGCAGACTGGCCATAATCACCTACCACTCTCTGGAAGATCGCATGGTGAAAAACTTTATGAAAACCGGCAATATACAGGGAGAAGTATATAAAGACGCATACGGCAACACACAGGTGCCTTTGCGCATGCTCACAAGAAAACCTATTACACCTTCACGGCAGGAAATAGCAGCCAACAAACGCGCCCGAAGTGCAAAACTGAGAGTGGCTGAAAAGATTGCGGCAGTTCAGGACACCTCTGCGCAAATACCGGCAGGTATAGAAAAATTAGAAGGCTAA
- the mraZ gene encoding transcriptional regulator MraZ — MAGFLGEYPCSIDNKGRVKLPAALKKQLDPAINGRFVVNRGFEKCLVLYPYDEWEKITARVNQLNTFNKQNREFVRYFYRGATELVLDSADRILLPKHLLEYGNIQNELLLAARINVIEIWNPQNYEKLMSMDSEQFEDLAERVMGDKNLNDDPS; from the coding sequence ATGGCAGGATTTCTGGGAGAATATCCATGTAGTATAGACAACAAAGGGAGGGTTAAACTTCCTGCTGCGCTGAAGAAGCAGCTTGATCCTGCTATCAATGGTCGGTTCGTAGTTAACCGCGGCTTTGAGAAGTGCCTGGTGTTATACCCTTATGATGAATGGGAAAAAATCACAGCTCGGGTCAACCAACTGAACACCTTCAACAAACAGAACCGCGAGTTCGTCCGCTATTTCTACCGAGGTGCAACCGAACTGGTGTTGGACAGTGCAGACCGCATTCTGTTGCCTAAACATCTGTTGGAATATGGCAACATTCAGAATGAACTCCTCCTCGCGGCACGCATAAACGTAATTGAGATATGGAATCCGCAGAACTATGAAAAGCTAATGTCTATGGACTCCGAGCAATTTGAAGACCTGGCCGAACGAGTTATGGGGGATAAAAATTTAAACGATGATCCGTCATGA
- the pabB gene encoding para-aminobenzoate synthase gives MRHIIHLSVPVTGQLKAQILNWADTHFHTAAYFDNNHYSDYAYHTYEALIACGSRNSLCLQAGNAFARLQSFYAEHNDWLIGFLAYDLKNEIEHLSSSHTDVLGFPDLFFFQPEWIIELKEQQLIIHAPDAESARQFAEFIAMPVPEIHPIGFMPQLIPRITREHYLQIAEAILSHIRRGDIYEINFCQEFYAEDVNINPITIFRLLNAECRAPFSAYVKCGDKYVISASPERFLKKTADRLVSMPMKGTAPRGFCEDEDVQRAVSLKTSAKERSENVMIVDLVRNDLSKSCQPGSVQVEELCGIKTFPGLHQMVSTISGKLNPKVHFTEAIRNAFPMGSMTGAPKVKAMELIERYEWTRRGLYSGSLGYITPEGDFDFNVVIRTLLYNSANRYLSYHTGSAITADSDPEQEYHECLLKAQALTRLVAFPFHSVA, from the coding sequence ATGAGGCATATCATTCACCTTTCTGTTCCGGTTACGGGCCAGCTGAAAGCTCAAATTTTAAACTGGGCAGATACCCACTTCCATACGGCAGCCTATTTTGATAATAATCACTATTCTGATTATGCTTATCACACATACGAAGCCCTGATAGCCTGTGGCAGCCGCAACAGCCTGTGCCTGCAGGCGGGCAATGCATTTGCCAGGCTGCAATCATTTTATGCGGAACACAACGACTGGCTTATAGGCTTCCTGGCTTACGACCTGAAAAATGAAATTGAACACTTGTCCTCTTCCCACACAGATGTATTGGGTTTCCCTGACCTGTTCTTCTTTCAACCTGAGTGGATCATTGAATTAAAGGAACAGCAGCTTATCATACACGCACCGGATGCAGAGTCAGCAAGGCAGTTTGCTGAATTTATTGCCATGCCAGTCCCGGAAATACACCCCATCGGATTTATGCCACAACTTATTCCGCGCATAACACGAGAACATTATCTCCAAATTGCCGAAGCCATTCTTTCCCACATCAGGCGCGGAGACATTTATGAAATCAATTTCTGTCAGGAGTTTTATGCTGAAGACGTAAACATTAACCCGATTACCATTTTCAGATTGCTAAATGCAGAATGCAGGGCGCCCTTTTCTGCCTATGTGAAATGCGGAGACAAATACGTAATCAGTGCAAGTCCTGAGAGATTTCTGAAAAAAACGGCTGATCGGCTGGTGTCCATGCCCATGAAAGGTACTGCTCCGCGCGGGTTCTGTGAAGACGAAGATGTGCAAAGAGCCGTTTCGCTGAAAACCAGCGCCAAAGAGCGTTCGGAAAATGTTATGATTGTAGATTTGGTACGCAATGACCTGTCAAAAAGCTGTCAGCCTGGTTCCGTACAGGTGGAAGAGCTCTGCGGCATCAAAACATTTCCTGGTCTACATCAGATGGTCTCCACTATTAGCGGGAAGCTGAATCCGAAGGTGCACTTTACCGAAGCTATTCGTAATGCTTTTCCTATGGGCTCCATGACCGGTGCGCCCAAGGTAAAAGCCATGGAATTGATTGAACGCTATGAATGGACCAGGCGAGGCCTCTATTCCGGGTCACTCGGCTACATAACTCCTGAAGGTGACTTTGACTTCAATGTAGTTATCCGCACCTTACTCTATAATAGTGCCAACAGGTATCTTTCTTACCATACCGGAAGCGCCATCACTGCTGATTCCGATCCGGAGCAGGAATACCATGAGTGCCTGTTGAAAGCTCAGGCACTGACCCGTCTTGTGGCTTTCCCCTTCCATTCTGTGGCCTGA
- the purA gene encoding adenylosuccinate synthetase, translating to MPADILLGLQWGDEGKGKIVDYLAAHYDIVARFQGGPNAGHTLKVNGENFVLHTIPSGILHPRVKNVIGNGVVIDPITLKKELEKIKKSGADISENLFISNRAQLILPTHKLLDAASEAKKGEEKIGSTLRGIGPAYMDKTGRNGLRVGDIELENFRERYHFLKEKHYRLMETYDYSADVQDMEEEWFEGIEALRSIRRINTEYFLNDELKKGRRLLAEGAQGTMLDLDFGTYPYVTSSNTISASACKGLGIAPSYVREVIGVSKAYCTRVGGGPFPTELQDATGERIRQIGGEFGATTGRPRRCGWLDLPALKYSAMLNGLTQLVLTKADVLNDFEEIKVCTHYQIGDTITDELPFDLCRIPVKPVYRSLPGWKLASGPDFSGELPDTLNDFIELLESYLMVPVTIVSHGPHRHQLILRKQPAAV from the coding sequence ATGCCTGCAGATATATTACTTGGACTTCAGTGGGGCGATGAAGGCAAAGGAAAGATTGTGGATTATCTTGCCGCGCACTATGATATTGTGGCCCGCTTTCAGGGTGGTCCTAACGCCGGTCATACGCTGAAAGTAAATGGCGAAAACTTTGTCCTGCACACCATTCCTTCGGGTATTCTGCACCCTCGTGTAAAAAATGTGATCGGTAACGGAGTGGTGATTGACCCAATTACCCTTAAGAAAGAACTGGAAAAGATAAAAAAATCTGGAGCAGATATTTCTGAAAACCTGTTCATTTCTAACCGTGCTCAGCTGATTCTTCCTACACATAAACTGCTGGACGCAGCTTCAGAAGCAAAAAAGGGAGAAGAAAAAATCGGCTCCACCCTTCGCGGTATCGGGCCGGCTTATATGGATAAAACGGGAAGAAACGGCTTGCGTGTAGGGGATATTGAACTGGAAAACTTTCGCGAGCGCTACCATTTTCTAAAAGAGAAGCACTATCGCCTGATGGAAACTTACGACTACTCAGCAGATGTGCAAGACATGGAGGAAGAATGGTTTGAGGGAATTGAAGCACTCAGATCTATCAGGCGTATTAATACAGAATACTTTTTAAATGATGAGCTGAAAAAAGGAAGGCGGCTTCTTGCCGAAGGGGCCCAGGGTACCATGCTGGATCTGGATTTTGGTACATATCCTTATGTGACTTCCTCTAACACTATTTCGGCCTCAGCCTGCAAGGGCTTGGGCATTGCTCCTTCCTACGTGCGGGAGGTCATAGGTGTATCTAAAGCCTACTGCACACGAGTAGGCGGAGGACCTTTCCCCACGGAATTGCAGGATGCCACCGGTGAACGTATCCGGCAGATAGGCGGGGAATTTGGAGCTACTACGGGTCGTCCCAGACGCTGTGGCTGGCTGGACCTGCCGGCACTAAAATATTCAGCCATGCTCAATGGCCTTACCCAGCTTGTGCTGACGAAGGCTGACGTACTCAACGACTTTGAGGAAATAAAGGTGTGCACACATTATCAGATAGGGGATACAATTACGGATGAGTTGCCCTTTGACTTATGCCGCATTCCGGTTAAACCTGTTTACCGGTCATTACCCGGATGGAAATTAGCATCAGGCCCTGATTTCTCCGGGGAACTACCCGACACTCTTAATGACTTTATTGAGCTGCTGGAAAGCTATCTTATGGTGCCGGTAACGATTGTTTCCCACGGTCCGCATCGCCACCAGCTTATCCTCCGCAAGCAGCCTGCTGCCGTATGA
- a CDS encoding anti-sigma factor antagonist produces MECIIKSEGEATVIGLKGSLLADIQAKEVLDKISALIQEGKVHFIIDLSQLKFINSSGLGMLLTCLLKARKNGGEMVLIQVPEQVSNLLHITKLAPVFKIAETAEEARTMLKS; encoded by the coding sequence ATGGAATGTATAATAAAATCGGAAGGAGAAGCTACCGTGATTGGCCTTAAGGGTAGTTTGCTGGCCGATATACAGGCTAAAGAGGTGCTGGATAAAATAAGTGCACTCATTCAAGAGGGGAAGGTGCATTTTATCATTGACCTGTCTCAGCTAAAATTTATCAATAGCTCCGGATTGGGTATGCTGCTTACGTGTCTGCTCAAGGCGCGTAAAAACGGAGGCGAAATGGTGCTGATTCAGGTTCCGGAGCAAGTGAGCAATTTGTTGCACATTACAAAGCTGGCTCCCGTATTTAAAATAGCCGAGACCGCGGAAGAAGCCCGAACCATGCTGAAATCCTGA
- a CDS encoding transcriptional repressor: MQAHHTDTFEEVKQLFSDYLEQHRQRKTQERFIILEEIYSRSDHFDAETLFNDLKRKGHNISRATVYNTLELLVACDLIKKHQFGNLQTQYEKAYHYKQHDHLICNNCQAVLEFCDPRLEQIQTKIGELLGFKITGHSLILHGHCERENCPNASGQQGGSN; the protein is encoded by the coding sequence ATGCAAGCCCATCATACAGACACATTTGAAGAGGTCAAGCAGCTTTTTTCCGACTATCTGGAGCAACACCGACAGCGGAAAACGCAGGAGCGTTTTATCATTTTGGAAGAAATATACAGCCGCAGTGATCATTTTGATGCCGAAACCCTATTCAACGATCTGAAAAGAAAAGGCCACAACATAAGCCGGGCTACTGTATATAACACCTTGGAATTGCTGGTAGCCTGTGATTTGATTAAAAAACACCAGTTTGGAAATCTGCAAACCCAGTATGAAAAAGCTTATCATTACAAACAACATGATCACTTAATCTGCAACAATTGTCAGGCAGTGCTGGAATTTTGCGATCCGCGTCTGGAGCAGATTCAAACCAAAATAGGAGAATTGCTTGGATTTAAAATTACAGGGCATTCGTTAATTTTACACGGTCACTGTGAGCGGGAAAATTGTCCGAATGCTTCCGGACAGCAAGGTGGCAGCAATTAG
- a CDS encoding 1-acyl-sn-glycerol-3-phosphate acyltransferase: MTKNASGQPVWLKKVLISTAGVITYPLLHIINRLETKGAEHLRLLPDKNVLFVSNHHTYFMDVIALYHEVMKARSKKHVWFPAYLINPWGNFYFVAARETMESGFIPRILAYSGAVTVKRTWKEGNRLIQRPLDPADIQKIGLALTSGWVVTFPQGTTRPHAPGRIGTARVIKDFRPIVVPMVIDGFREAFDKTGLIPRKINVRLKIRFKKPLDIDYNEEAEIVLRQVMQAIEQNG; this comes from the coding sequence ATGACAAAAAACGCCTCTGGGCAGCCGGTTTGGTTAAAAAAAGTGCTCATTTCCACAGCGGGAGTGATAACTTACCCGCTTTTACATATAATAAACCGGCTGGAAACGAAAGGTGCCGAGCACCTGAGGCTTCTGCCCGATAAAAATGTTCTTTTTGTATCCAACCATCATACCTATTTCATGGATGTGATTGCTTTGTATCACGAGGTGATGAAAGCCAGGAGTAAAAAACATGTTTGGTTTCCCGCGTATCTTATAAACCCCTGGGGAAATTTCTACTTCGTAGCTGCCCGCGAAACAATGGAATCAGGATTTATTCCTCGCATACTTGCATACAGCGGAGCTGTAACCGTGAAACGCACATGGAAAGAGGGCAATAGGCTTATTCAGCGACCGCTTGATCCGGCCGACATACAGAAGATAGGGTTAGCGCTAACGAGCGGCTGGGTAGTCACTTTTCCCCAGGGCACAACGCGCCCGCATGCTCCGGGAAGAATAGGCACTGCCCGTGTGATTAAAGACTTTCGGCCTATTGTGGTCCCCATGGTGATTGATGGCTTCCGGGAAGCTTTTGACAAGACCGGACTGATTCCCCGCAAAATAAATGTTCGACTGAAAATACGATTTAAAAAACCTCTGGACATAGATTATAACGAGGAAGCAGAAATTGTACTAAGGCAGGTAATGCAAGCAATAGAACAGAATGGATGA
- a CDS encoding tRNA-dihydrouridine synthase has protein sequence MVKIGNIQLGEFPLLLAPMEDVSDPPFRGLCKKHGADLMFTEFISSEGLIRYADKSVKKLDIFDYERPIGIQIFGGEIESMRRAAEIVEQAQPDILDINYGCPVKKVVCKDAGAGILRDIPKMVRLTAEIVKSTSLPVTVKTRLGWDEQTKYIVEVAERLQDVGIQAISIHGRTRQQMYKGEADWTLIAEVKKNPRMHIPVFGNGDIDSPQKAKLYKERYGVDGIMIGRASVGYPWIFREIKHYLNTGELLPPPTLRERVAACLEHLQRSVEWKGEKLGILEMRRHYANYFRGYRHAKLIRSKLVTAESLQEAEAILLSAEEVLREDEGIPSFPSYSQHDTFADNRIRHAV, from the coding sequence ATGGTTAAAATAGGAAACATACAACTGGGAGAATTTCCCTTGCTACTTGCTCCGATGGAGGATGTGAGTGATCCTCCTTTCCGCGGGCTCTGTAAAAAGCACGGAGCCGACCTGATGTTTACTGAATTCATCTCTTCCGAGGGCCTGATCCGCTATGCGGATAAAAGTGTGAAAAAGCTTGACATCTTTGACTACGAGCGCCCTATTGGCATCCAGATTTTTGGCGGAGAAATAGAATCCATGCGCAGGGCTGCCGAAATCGTAGAGCAAGCCCAACCCGACATATTGGATATCAACTACGGCTGCCCTGTAAAAAAAGTAGTTTGCAAGGATGCCGGGGCTGGCATTCTGCGCGACATACCTAAAATGGTACGACTCACTGCCGAGATTGTCAAATCCACTTCACTACCCGTTACCGTAAAAACCCGGCTGGGATGGGATGAGCAGACCAAGTACATCGTAGAGGTAGCGGAGCGCCTGCAGGATGTAGGCATTCAGGCCATTTCTATCCACGGCCGCACCCGTCAACAGATGTACAAAGGCGAAGCCGACTGGACGCTCATCGCTGAAGTAAAAAAGAATCCTCGTATGCACATACCCGTTTTCGGGAACGGTGACATAGATAGCCCGCAAAAAGCAAAACTTTACAAGGAGCGTTATGGCGTGGATGGCATTATGATTGGGCGGGCATCGGTCGGTTATCCCTGGATTTTCAGAGAAATAAAACACTACCTGAATACCGGGGAGCTGTTGCCGCCACCGACTTTGCGCGAGCGCGTGGCTGCCTGCCTGGAGCATTTGCAGCGCTCAGTGGAGTGGAAAGGCGAAAAGCTTGGCATCCTGGAAATGCGCAGGCATTATGCAAACTATTTCAGAGGTTACCGCCATGCCAAACTAATACGCAGCAAGCTGGTTACTGCCGAATCATTGCAGGAGGCAGAAGCAATTCTGCTGTCTGCAGAAGAAGTTTTACGTGAAGATGAAGGAATCCCCTCCTTTCCTTCTTATTCTCAACATGACACTTTTGCAGACAACAGAATCAGGCACGCAGTTTGA
- a CDS encoding membrane protein: MEYMLLILLIMGASWAAGAMLRSKFDKYSRVLTSTGLSGKEIAEKMLRDNNIYDVQVISVPGKLTDHYNPLEKTVNLSPEVYHGRSVAAAAVAAHECGHAVQHARAYLWLQMRSALVPVISVSSRWMQWILLAGIVLLQFSVIPLTIGVAMFALTTLFSFITLPVEFDASRRALVWLESARITTAQEKAMAKDALKWAAMTYVVAALSSLATLLYYLSLLNRRR; encoded by the coding sequence ATGGAATACATGCTTTTAATCCTTTTGATAATGGGTGCCAGCTGGGCAGCAGGCGCCATGTTAAGAAGCAAATTCGACAAATATTCCCGTGTATTGACCTCCACGGGCCTGAGCGGCAAAGAGATTGCGGAAAAAATGCTGCGCGACAACAACATTTATGACGTGCAGGTGATTTCCGTTCCCGGAAAATTAACAGACCACTACAATCCGCTGGAAAAAACCGTCAATCTCAGCCCGGAGGTATATCATGGTCGCAGTGTTGCGGCAGCGGCAGTAGCCGCCCATGAATGCGGACATGCCGTGCAGCATGCAAGGGCATATCTGTGGCTGCAGATGCGATCGGCTCTTGTACCGGTAATCAGTGTTTCGTCCCGCTGGATGCAATGGATACTGCTTGCCGGCATTGTGTTATTGCAATTCTCGGTGATTCCTTTAACTATAGGAGTGGCTATGTTCGCCCTTACCACGCTGTTTTCCTTCATCACCCTGCCGGTAGAATTTGATGCCTCCAGACGGGCACTGGTATGGCTGGAAAGCGCACGTATCACCACTGCCCAGGAAAAAGCTATGGCCAAAGATGCTCTTAAATGGGCTGCCATGACCTACGTGGTAGCTGCCCTGTCATCTTTGGCCACATTACTGTATTATTTATCTCTTCTCAACCGAAGAAGATAA
- the rplM gene encoding 50S ribosomal protein L13 yields MNTLSYKTLSANEQSVQRAWYIVDAENKTLGRLTSKIASILRGKNKPYFTPHVDCGDYVIVVNADKVRLTGKKWTDKQYVRHTGYPGGQRFETPKTLAAKRPEAIIEYAVYGMLPKNSLGRKMMKKLFVYAGTDHPHHAQNPKPLTL; encoded by the coding sequence GTGAATACACTAAGCTACAAAACGTTATCCGCCAATGAGCAAAGCGTTCAGCGCGCCTGGTATATTGTAGATGCGGAAAACAAAACCCTGGGGCGACTTACCTCTAAAATAGCGTCCATCCTCCGCGGGAAAAACAAACCTTACTTTACCCCTCATGTGGATTGTGGCGATTATGTCATAGTGGTGAATGCCGATAAAGTGCGGCTGACCGGTAAAAAATGGACCGACAAACAATACGTAAGACACACAGGCTACCCGGGAGGTCAGCGCTTTGAAACGCCCAAAACACTTGCCGCCAAACGCCCGGAAGCTATTATAGAATATGCAGTGTATGGAATGCTTCCTAAAAACAGCCTTGGACGCAAAATGATGAAAAAATTGTTTGTCTATGCCGGCACTGACCATCCCCACCATGCACAAAACCCAAAACCCTTAACACTATAA
- the rpsI2 gene encoding 30S ribosomal protein S9, protein MSIEKTVGRRKAAVARVFLKKGKGQIIVNGRDYKEYFSQLHFREKVEQPLTVIETKDYDFYVNVQGGGLKGQADAIKLAIARALAKANPDERPKLKAAKLLTRDPRVVERKKAGLRKARKRTQFSKR, encoded by the coding sequence ATGAGTATTGAAAAAACCGTAGGTCGTAGAAAAGCCGCAGTGGCCCGTGTATTCCTCAAAAAAGGCAAAGGGCAGATTATCGTTAACGGCAGAGATTATAAAGAATATTTTTCTCAGCTTCATTTCAGAGAAAAGGTAGAACAACCCCTGACAGTCATTGAAACAAAGGATTATGATTTCTACGTGAATGTACAGGGAGGAGGACTCAAAGGACAGGCCGATGCCATAAAGCTGGCTATTGCCCGCGCTCTGGCCAAAGCCAATCCTGATGAACGGCCTAAACTGAAGGCAGCTAAGTTGCTCACCCGCGACCCTCGCGTGGTAGAACGCAAAAAAGCTGGTCTCAGAAAGGCCCGGAAAAGAACACAATTCAGCAAGCGTTAA
- the rpsB gene encoding 30S ribosomal protein S2: MEQITHQALLEAGVHFGHLKKKWNPKMLPYIFMEKKGIHIIDLYKTKEKLEEAASALKSIARSGKKILFVATKKQAKNIVEECAKRAGMPYVTERWLGGMLTNFATIRKSIKKMQSIEKMLNDPAASEGITKKERLVLTREKEKLEKVLGGIAQLNRLPAAIYLVDISHEHIALSEANKLNIVSVGIVDTNSDPNLVDFPIPANDDASKSIAIITNYITEAILEGLQERKKDKEDLEGKLSDASAEAAEEIAEEETETVKPDIDQKFETEVDEVYESTDEETQKEIKQAKLAARKKEAERKPERKR; encoded by the coding sequence ATGGAGCAAATAACCCATCAGGCCCTACTGGAAGCAGGTGTTCACTTCGGACACCTGAAAAAAAAGTGGAACCCCAAAATGCTACCCTACATTTTCATGGAAAAAAAGGGTATCCACATCATTGACCTCTACAAAACAAAAGAAAAGCTGGAAGAAGCCGCCAGTGCCCTGAAGTCCATCGCCCGATCAGGGAAAAAAATTCTCTTTGTAGCAACTAAAAAGCAGGCGAAAAACATTGTGGAAGAATGCGCAAAACGCGCGGGTATGCCCTACGTTACCGAACGCTGGCTGGGCGGCATGCTAACCAATTTTGCCACTATCCGCAAGTCCATTAAGAAGATGCAAAGCATTGAAAAAATGCTTAATGATCCAGCTGCAAGCGAAGGAATAACCAAAAAAGAAAGGCTCGTACTCACCCGCGAAAAAGAAAAGCTGGAAAAGGTACTGGGTGGTATTGCTCAGCTCAACAGGCTGCCTGCAGCCATCTATCTGGTGGATATAAGCCATGAGCATATTGCTCTGTCAGAAGCAAACAAACTGAATATCGTTTCCGTGGGTATTGTAGATACCAACTCCGATCCGAACCTGGTAGATTTTCCCATACCTGCCAATGATGATGCATCAAAGTCTATTGCAATCATCACCAACTACATCACAGAAGCCATTCTTGAAGGATTGCAGGAAAGAAAGAAAGATAAAGAAGACCTGGAGGGCAAACTCTCCGATGCTTCAGCGGAAGCTGCCGAAGAAATAGCCGAAGAAGAAACCGAAACCGTAAAACCTGATATTGACCAAAAATTTGAAACGGAAGTGGATGAGGTCTATGAGTCCACCGATGAAGAAACCCAAAAAGAAATCAAACAGGCCAAGCTTGCGGCCAGAAAAAAGGAAGCCGAACGCAAACCGGAAAGAAAACGGTAA
- the tsf gene encoding elongation factor Ts codes for MTTTTITAQAVNELRQKTGAGLMDCKKALIEAKGDMEAAIDYLRKKGAKVSELRAGKAANEGVAIAQTSPDAKKGVIINLSSETDFVAKNEEFLSFAQQIAKVALDHMPSTLDELLKLQVDNLPIKEKLNELVGKINENIKLSKYEHLQGEAIVAYNHGHYKIGVLVQFNQPLNPNTESIARDIAMQIAAMNPVAVDKDDVPQAIIDREMEIGREQARAEGKPENMLEKIATGKLQKFFKENTLLHQQFVKDPSKTIAQVLSEADKNLKVVAFRRVTLGS; via the coding sequence ATGACTACTACTACCATTACCGCACAGGCCGTAAACGAACTTCGGCAGAAAACCGGAGCTGGCCTAATGGACTGTAAAAAAGCACTCATTGAAGCCAAAGGCGACATGGAGGCTGCCATAGATTATCTAAGAAAAAAAGGAGCCAAGGTTTCTGAGCTCCGGGCCGGAAAAGCTGCCAATGAAGGTGTAGCTATAGCCCAAACCTCTCCGGATGCAAAAAAGGGCGTAATTATCAATCTGAGCAGCGAAACCGATTTTGTAGCTAAAAACGAGGAATTCCTTTCCTTTGCCCAACAAATAGCTAAGGTCGCCCTCGATCATATGCCTTCTACACTGGATGAATTGCTGAAACTGCAAGTGGACAATCTTCCGATAAAGGAAAAGCTTAACGAACTGGTAGGAAAAATTAATGAGAACATTAAGCTATCCAAATATGAGCACCTGCAGGGCGAAGCTATTGTCGCCTACAACCATGGTCATTACAAAATAGGCGTGCTCGTACAGTTTAATCAGCCGCTTAATCCAAACACAGAAAGCATAGCCAGAGATATTGCCATGCAGATAGCCGCCATGAATCCGGTAGCTGTGGACAAAGACGATGTGCCCCAGGCAATCATTGACCGCGAAATGGAAATTGGCAGGGAACAGGCCCGGGCTGAAGGCAAACCCGAAAATATGCTGGAAAAAATTGCCACTGGCAAACTCCAGAAATTTTTCAAGGAAAACACCCTGCTCCATCAACAGTTTGTAAAAGACCCTTCCAAAACCATTGCACAGGTTTTAAGCGAAGCGGATAAAAACCTGAAAGTCGTTGCCTTCAGGCGTGTAACCCTGGGCTCATGA